From Fusarium oxysporum f. sp. lycopersici 4287 chromosome 10, whole genome shotgun sequence, the proteins below share one genomic window:
- a CDS encoding seryl-tRNA synthetase, which yields MLDIEDFIEERGGNPEKIRESQRRRHAPVELVDEVIALWQDARKTQYGVTQIGTQINGVQKEIGLKKRAKEDATELLKQKEELTEKKKIQEELAAAKNAELKVKAKLVGNYVHDSVHVSDNEDNNTIERTWEPETFDKTKQAALSHHDVLLRLGGYDPVRGVKLVGHRGYCLTGYGMFLNLALVNYATAFLFNKGYTPNQPPFMLNRDQMAKTAQLSQFDEELYRVSEGPTPSESDRYLIATSEQPLSALHAEEWIQPSELPIKYCGYSTCFRKEAGSHGRDAWGVFRVHQFEKVEQFVLCGPDDSWDQFDQMMANSEEFYKSLGLPYQVVGIVTGALNNAAAKKYDLEAWFPFQKEYKELVSCSNCTDYQTRELEIRHGSKKGKQIVGGGKKEYVHALNAVSLGMIPSLVGIISLIHRYRHSVLLSEHYAAFLRTTKQRKDSLCPRCCESIFLASLSSCLLSRRPPRKQRRPKRRRAARKRRPFLFVRLRHK from the exons ATGTTGGACATTGAGGATTTTATCGAGGAGCGCGGCGGAAACCCCGAGAAGATTCGAGAGAGTCAGCGTCGCCGACATGCTCCTGTAGAGCTGGTTGACGAGGTTATTGCCCTTTGGCAAGATGCGCGCAAGA CTCAGTATGGAGTTACACAGATCGGTACACAAATAAACGGCGTTCAAAAGGAGATTGGCCTCAAGAAACGAGCCAAGGAGGACGCGACCGAGCTACTTAAGCAGAAGGAGGAGTtgacagagaagaagaagatccaggAGGAGCTTGCCGCGGCAAAGAATGCCGAGCTCAAAGTCAAGGCAAAGCTCGTCGGAAACTATGTGCACGATTCTGTCCACGTCAGCGACAACGaagacaacaacaccatcgaGCGAACTTGGGAACCTGAGACTTtcgacaagaccaagcaAGCTGCTCTTTCCCACCACGATGTGCTGCTGCGACTTGGCGGATACGACCCTGTTCGAGGAGTCAAGTTGGTCGGCCACCGAGGTTACTGCTTGACTGGCTACGGCATGTTCCT GAACCTTGCACTCGTCAACTATGCCACagccttcctcttcaacaagg GCTACACCCCTAACCAACCTCCCTTCATGCTCAACCGCGACCAGATGGCCAAGACTGCACAGCTCTCTCAATTTGACGAGGAGCTGTACCGTGTTTCCGAAGGACCTACACCTTCCGAGTCGGATCGATACCTGATTGCCACCAGCGAGCAGCCCCTTTCCGCCCTTCATGCCGAGGAGTGGATCCAGCCCTCTGAGCTCCCTATTAAGTACTGCGGTTACAGCACTTGTTTCCGAAAGGAGGCCGGTAGCCACGGTCGTGATGCCTGGGGCGTGTTCCGCGTGCACCAGTTCGAGAAGGTTGAGCAGTTCGTCCTCTGTGGCCCCGATGACAGCTGGGACCAGTTTGACCAAATGATGGCCAACTCCGAGGAATTTTACAAGTCCCTTGGACTTCCTTACCAGGTCGTGGGTATCGTCACAGGTGCGTTGAACAAcgctgctgccaagaagtACGACTTGGAGGCATGGTTCCCCTTCCAGAAGGAATACAAGGAGCTTGTTTCTTGCTCCAACTGCACAGACTACCAGACCAGAGAGCTCGAGATTCGCCATGGTTcaaagaagggcaagcagATCGTTGGTGGTGGAAAGAAGGAGTATGTCCATGCTCTGAACGCTGTGAGTCTTGGGATGATCCCCTCGCTTGTTGGGATCATATCGCTAATTCATCGTTATAGACACTCTGTGCTACTGAGCGAACACTATGCTGCATTCTTGAGAACTACCAAACAGAGGAAGGACTCGTTGTGCCCGAGGTGCTGCGAAAGTATATTCCTGGCGAGCCTGAGTTCTTGCCTTTTATCAAGGAGACCCCCAAGGAAGCAGAGAAGACCGAAAAGAAGGAGGGCGgcaagaaagagaagacccTTCCTGTTCGTGAGACTAAGGCATAAATGA
- a CDS encoding seryl-tRNA synthetase: MLDIEDFIEERGGNPEKIRESQRRRHAPVELVDEVIALWQDARKTQYGVTQIGTQINGVQKEIGLKKRAKEDATELLKQKEELTEKKKIQEELAAAKNAELKVKAKLVGNYVHDSVHVSDNEDNNTIERTWEPETFDKTKQAALSHHDVLLRLGGYDPVRGVKLVGHRGYCLTGYGMFLNLALVNYATAFLFNKGYTPNQPPFMLNRDQMAKTAQLSQFDEELYRVSEGPTPSESDRYLIATSEQPLSALHAEEWIQPSELPIKYCGYSTCFRKEAGSHGRDAWGVFRVHQFEKVEQFVLCGPDDSWDQFDQMMANSEEFYKSLGLPYQVVGIVTGALNNAAAKKYDLEAWFPFQKEYKELVSCSNCTDYQTRELEIRHGSKKGKQIVGGGKKEYVHALNATLCATERTLCCILENYQTEEGLVVPEVLRKYIPGEPEFLPFIKETPKEAEKTEKKEGGKKEKTLPVRETKA, from the exons ATGTTGGACATTGAGGATTTTATCGAGGAGCGCGGCGGAAACCCCGAGAAGATTCGAGAGAGTCAGCGTCGCCGACATGCTCCTGTAGAGCTGGTTGACGAGGTTATTGCCCTTTGGCAAGATGCGCGCAAGA CTCAGTATGGAGTTACACAGATCGGTACACAAATAAACGGCGTTCAAAAGGAGATTGGCCTCAAGAAACGAGCCAAGGAGGACGCGACCGAGCTACTTAAGCAGAAGGAGGAGTtgacagagaagaagaagatccaggAGGAGCTTGCCGCGGCAAAGAATGCCGAGCTCAAAGTCAAGGCAAAGCTCGTCGGAAACTATGTGCACGATTCTGTCCACGTCAGCGACAACGaagacaacaacaccatcgaGCGAACTTGGGAACCTGAGACTTtcgacaagaccaagcaAGCTGCTCTTTCCCACCACGATGTGCTGCTGCGACTTGGCGGATACGACCCTGTTCGAGGAGTCAAGTTGGTCGGCCACCGAGGTTACTGCTTGACTGGCTACGGCATGTTCCT GAACCTTGCACTCGTCAACTATGCCACagccttcctcttcaacaagg GCTACACCCCTAACCAACCTCCCTTCATGCTCAACCGCGACCAGATGGCCAAGACTGCACAGCTCTCTCAATTTGACGAGGAGCTGTACCGTGTTTCCGAAGGACCTACACCTTCCGAGTCGGATCGATACCTGATTGCCACCAGCGAGCAGCCCCTTTCCGCCCTTCATGCCGAGGAGTGGATCCAGCCCTCTGAGCTCCCTATTAAGTACTGCGGTTACAGCACTTGTTTCCGAAAGGAGGCCGGTAGCCACGGTCGTGATGCCTGGGGCGTGTTCCGCGTGCACCAGTTCGAGAAGGTTGAGCAGTTCGTCCTCTGTGGCCCCGATGACAGCTGGGACCAGTTTGACCAAATGATGGCCAACTCCGAGGAATTTTACAAGTCCCTTGGACTTCCTTACCAGGTCGTGGGTATCGTCACAGGTGCGTTGAACAAcgctgctgccaagaagtACGACTTGGAGGCATGGTTCCCCTTCCAGAAGGAATACAAGGAGCTTGTTTCTTGCTCCAACTGCACAGACTACCAGACCAGAGAGCTCGAGATTCGCCATGGTTcaaagaagggcaagcagATCGTTGGTGGTGGAAAGAAGGAGTATGTCCATGCTCTGAACGCT ACACTCTGTGCTACTGAGCGAACACTATGCTGCATTCTTGAGAACTACCAAACAGAGGAAGGACTCGTTGTGCCCGAGGTGCTGCGAAAGTATATTCCTGGCGAGCCTGAGTTCTTGCCTTTTATCAAGGAGACCCCCAAGGAAGCAGAGAAGACCGAAAAGAAGGAGGGCGgcaagaaagagaagacccTTCCTGTTCGTGAGACTAAGGCATAA